The segment TGATAGACATCAAAGACCGCGTTAAATGTGCGGCCCTCCAAGGTAAAATTGTCACTGCTTATGATGCAGCTCTTTTGATTAACCCTAACGATAAAGTTGGTATTTCCGGCTTTACTCCATCTGGTTATGCAAAAGCAGTGCCATTGGCATTGGCAGAAAGAATGGAAAAAGAACCATTCAAAATTGATTTGTGGACAGGTGCTTCCGTAGGTGATGAAGCTGATGGCGCGTTAACTCGTGCTAACGGTATCAATCGTCGTTTCCCATATCAAACAAATGGGGATACACGTAAAGCCTTAAATAGCGGTGCTGTTAAATACATTGATATGCATTTAAGCACAATGGCACAAAATGTTCGCTATGGTTTCTTTGGTGATTTAGACGTAGCAATTATTGAAGCTGCACAAATCAACGAAGATGGCTCCATTGTTCCAACTACATCTGTTGGTAACTCTCCAACATTTGTTAGCCAAGCTAAAAAAGTTATCGTAGAAGTGAATGTATCCCAACCACTTTCCTTGGTAGGTATGCATGATATCTATGAACCACTCGATCCACCACATCGTAAACCAATTCCATTGGAAACACCTGGTGATCGTATTGGTACTGAAGCAATTCCTTGTGACCCAAGTAAAATTGTTGCAGTAGTACCTTGTGATGTTCCTGATACAACAAGACCTTTGGCACCTATCGATGATGATGCAAAAGCAATGAGTCAACACCTTATCAAATTCTTCGAACAAGAAATTGCAGAAGGTCGTTTGCCTAAAAACTTGCTTCCATTACAATCTGGTGTAGGTTCCGTAGCGAATGCTGTAATCAGTGGTCTTGCTAAAGGCCCATTCACAGATTTGTCCATCTATACAGAAGTAATCCAAGATGGTATGTTCGACTTGATCGATGCTGGTAAAGTAACTGTATGTTCTGGTACTGCATTAAGTCCTTCTCCAGATGGGTTGAAACGTTTCTATGCGAATATTGATGAATACCGTAAAAAAATCATTCTTCGCCCACAAGAAATTTCCAACAACCCTGGTATTGCTCGCCGTATTGGTGTCATTGCCATGAATACCGCTATCGAATTTGATATTTTTGGCAATGTAAACTCTACTCATATTATGGGGAGCAAAATGATGAATGGTGTTGGTGGTTCTGGTGACTTTGCACGTAGTGCTTATCTCACTATCTTCTGCACTAACTCCGTTGCTAAAAATGGCGACATCAGTTCTATCGTTCCATATGTATCTCATGTGGATCACCCAGAACATGACACTATGATTTTCTGTACAGAACAAGGTGTTGCTGACTGCCGTGGTTTGAGCCCAGTGGAAAGAGCTCGTTTGATCATTGAAAAATGTGCTCACCCAGACTACAAACCTATGTTAACTGAATACCTAGAAAAAGCATTAGCTGCAACAAAGAATGCCCATACACCTATGTTGCTTGATGAAGCTCTTTCTTGGCATAAACGCTTCACAGAAACTGGAAGCATGAAAAAATAACCTGTTTTTTTAGGAGGATGATGAAAACATGGCTTACGAAAACTTAAAAGCCCAAATTGCTGAGTACAACAAACTTTGTGACGAAAAAAGTGCAAAAACTCCAGAACGTCAAAATTTAAAATACAACCGTGTATATACACCAGTTGATATCGAAGGTTTTGACTATGAACGTGATTTGGGTATGCCTGGCGAATTCCCTTACACTCGTGGCGTACAACCTACTATGTACCGTGGTCGTTTCTGGACAATGCGTATGTATGCAGGCTTCGCTACAGCAGAAGAATCTAACAAACGTTACCGCTACCTAATCGAGTCTGGTGCAACTGGTCTTTCCTGTGCATTCGACTTACCTACACAAATTGGTTATGACTCCGACGATGCAGTTGCAGAAGGCGAAGTTGGTAAAGTAGGTGTAGCGATTGACTCCTTGGCAGATATGGAAATCTTGTTCGACGGCATCGATCTTGGTAAAGTATCCACATCCATGACAATCAACGCTCCAGCATCCGTTTTGTTGGCAATGTATATCGCAGTAGCTGAAAAACAAGGCGTACCTTCCACAGAATTGAAAGGTACAATTCAAAATGATATTTTGAAAGAATACGCAGCTCGTGGTACTTACATTTTCCCACCAAAACCATCCATGCGTTTGATTACTAATATCTTCGAATATTGTTCTCAAAATGTTCCAAAATGGAACACAATCTCCATCTCCGGTTACCATATCCGTGAAGCAGGTTCCACAGCAGCTCAAGAAATCGCATTTACAATTGCTGATGGTATCGCATACGTAGAAGCAGCTTTGAAAGCTGGTCTTGATGTTGATACATTCGCTGGTCGTCTTTCCTTCTTCTGGAATGCTCATAACAACGTACTTGAAGAAGTTGCTAAATTCCGTGCATCCCGCCGTTTATGGGCAACAATCATGAAAGAACGTTTTGGTGCTAAAAAACCAAAATCCATGATGCTTCGTGTACATACTCAAACAGCTGGTTCCATGTTGACTGCACAACAAGTTGATAACAACATCGTTCGTGTTGCTCTTCAAACTGCAGCTGCTGTAATGGGCGGTACTCAATCCTTACATACAAACTCCCGTGACGAAGCGTTGGCTCTTCCTACAGAAGCATCTGTACAAGTAGCTCTTCGTACACAACAAATCGTGGCTTACGAATCTGGTTTAGCTGACGTAGTTGACCCATTGGGCGGTTCCTACTATGTAGAAGCTATGACTAACGCTATCTATGACGAAGCTATGGCATACATCAAGAAAATTGATGAAATGGGCGGCGCTGTAGTAGCAATCGAAAAAGGCTACATCCAAAAAGAAATTCAAGAATCCGCTTACAAATGGCAAATGGAAGTTGAATCTGGCTTGCGCACAATCGTTGGCGTAAACAAATTCCAAGTTGAAGAAGAAGCTCCAAAAGACTTACTTCGCGTAGATGCTTCCGTTGGTGTTAACCAATCCAAGAAAACTCAAGCAGTTCGCGCTAACCGCGATCAAGCAGCAGTTGATAAAGCATTAGCAGCTCTTAAAGCTGGTGCAGCTGATGAAAACGTTAACTTGATGCCATTAATTCTTGATGCAGTTAAAACATATGCTACTTTGGGTGAAATTTGTAATGTATTGCGCGAAGTATTCGGTGAATACGAAGCTCATTCCACATTATAATATCGGCTAATTTCGGAGGTAATTAATCATGGCAGAAAAACGTATTAGAGTAATCGTAGCAAAACCAGGTCTTGATGGTCATGACCGTGGTGCAAAAGTAGTAGCACGCGCACTTCGCGATGCTGGTTTCGAAGTAATCTACACTGGTCTTCGTCAAACTCCAGAACAAATCGTAGAAGCAGCTCTTTCTGAAGACGTTAATGTAGTTGCATTATCCCTTCTTTCCGGTGCTCATAACACATTGTTCCCTAAAATTGTTGAACTTTTGAAAGAAAAAGGCATGGGCGATGTACTTGTAATCGGTGGTGGCGTTATTCCTGACGCTGATATCCCTGGCTTGAAAAAAGCTGGCGTAGCAGCAGTATTCACACCTGGTACACCAACTGGCGATATCGTTAAATTCATCAACGAAAACGTTAAATAATTAATTGGGCAAGAGAGGGGTTGAACTAAATGGTTGACTCCCCTCTATTCCCATATTTTAAGATAGGTGGTGAGGCGAGTGGATTTAGTTAAAGAACTTTTTGAAGGTTCCCGACTAGCCTTAGCACGGTCCATAACAGCTGTAGAAAACGAGTATGAAAATGCCATTGATATTATGAAGGCAATTTACCCTAAAACAGGAAATGCACGTATTCTCGGTATTACTGGGGCCCCTGGTGCTGGTAAAAGTACTTTGACTGATAAAGTTGTTAAACATTATCTAGATCAAGGTAAAAAAATCGGCATCGTTGCCATCGACCCAACAAGCCCATTCTCTGGTGGTGCTATCTTGGGGGACCGTATTCGAATGAATGATTTGACATTAAATGAAAATGTATTTATTCGAAGCATGGGCACGCGTGGTAGTCTTGGTGGTTTATCCAAAAAGACTGCGGACGTTGTAAAACTCATGGATGCCTTTGGCATGGATTTAGTAATCATTGAAACAGTAGGTGTAGGTCAATCCGAAGTAGATATCGTTAAAAATGCAGATACTACATTGGTAGTACTTGTTCCTGGTCTCGGTGATGATATCCAAGCTATCAAAGCGGGTATTCTTGAAATTGGCGATGTATTTGCTATCAATAAAGCTGACCGAGATGGTTGTGATCGTTTGAATGTAGAAATTGAAATGATGCTTGACCTAGACTCTCGTGAAGTAAAATGGCGCCCACCAATTAAGCGCACAATTGCTAGCAAGGACCAAGGCGTAGATGAACTCATCGACGCTTTAGATGAACATTTTGAGTATCTTGAAGATTCTGGTGAATTGGAATCTCGTCGGGCAGAACGTACTCGTGATGAAATCATCGCAATGATTAATGAACAAATTGGTCGTTATGTAGCTGATAAAATCGTTACAAGCGACGAATTTAATAGCCAAGTGGCAGCTGTTAATGAACGCGAAAGCGATCCATACACAGTTGTTAACGGCGTAATGACAAGCGTGCTAAAGTAGACGGCGACTACATAGCATTAGAGATTTAGCCTTGAAAAGGAGATAATCGAAATGGCTTTTAAAGTATTACAAGTGGATCACATCGGTATTGGTGTTAATGATTTAGCAGCAACTAAAGAATTCTATAAAAATGCATTGGGTATTCAACATCTTCCAGAAGATGAAGTGGTTGAAGAACAAAAAGTAAAAGTATCCTTCTTCCCATGTGGCGATGCTGAACTTGAATTCTTAGAAACTACAACTCCAGATGGCCCTATCGGTAAATTCATCGAAAAAAATGGCGGTCGTGATGGTATCCAACACGTTGCATTGCGCGTTGATAATATTGAAAATGCTATTGCTGATTTGATGGCTAAAGGCGTTCGTATGATTGACGAAAAACCTCGTTACGGTGCAGGCGGGTCCTCCATTGCTTTCTTACATCCAAAAGCAACAGGCGGCGTATTGCTTGAATTATGTCAACGTATGAAATAATACAGTATCCAATTCACATCATTATGTATGAGTAATAGATATACATATTCATATAATCACTAGTTATATATTAAATATGTATGCATGCTTGAACTTTAATTATTAATGAAATAAAATGATACTGTAACAAGTTTTATTTGGAGGTGCTATAATGGCAACAGTGCAAGAAAAAATCGAGTTATTGCACGAAAAACTAGCTAAAGTTAAAGCTGGTGGCGGTGAAAAACGCGTTGAGAAACAACATGCTCAAGGCAAAATGACTGCTCGTGAACGTTTGGCTAAATTGTTCGATGATAACTCTTTCGTTGAACTTGATCAATTTGTTAAACATCGTTGTGTTAACTTCGGTCAAGAAAAGAAAGAATTACCAGGCGAAGGTGTAGTAACTGGTTATGGTACTATCGACGGTCGTTTAGTATATGCATTCGCACAAGACTTCACTGTAGAAGGTGGTTCTCTTGGTGAAATGCATGCTGCTAAAATCGTTAAAGTACAACGTTTAGCAATGAAAATGGGTGCTCCTATCGTTGGTATCAATGATTCCGGCGGTGCTCGTATTCAAGAAGCAGTAGATGCGCTTGCTGGTTACGGTAAAATTTTCTTTGAAAATACAAATGCATCTGGCGTTATTCCACAAATTTCCGTAATCATGGGCCCATGTGCAGGTGGTGCTGTATATTCTCCAGCATTAACTGACTTCATCTACATGGTTAAACACACATCTCAAATGTTCATCACTGGTCCTGCAGTTATCAAATCTGTAACTGGTGAAGAAGTAACAGCTGAAGATCTTGGTGGTGCAATGGCTCACAACTCTGTGTCTGGTGTTGCTCACTTTGCAGCTGAAGATGAAGATGATTGCATCGCACAAATTCGCTACTTATTAGGCTTCTTGCCATCCAATAATATGGAAGATGCTCCATTAGTAGATACTGGCGATGATCCAACTCGTGAAGACGAAGGCTTGAACAGCTTGTTGCCTGATAACAGTAACATGCCATACGACATGAAAGATGTTATCGCAGCTACTGTAGATAATGGTGAATACTATGAAGTACAACCATTCTATGCTACAAACATTATTACTTGTTTTGCACGTTTTGACGGTCAATCCGTTGGTATCATTGCTAACCAACCAAAAGTAATGGCTGGTTGCTTGGACATCAATGCATCCGACAAATCTTCCCGTTTCATCCGTTTCTGTGATGCTTTCAATATTCCAATCGTTAACTTTGTTGACGTTCCTGGTTTCTTGCCTGGCACAAATCAAGAATGGGGCGGTATCATTCGTCATGGTGCTAAAATGTTGTATGCTTACTCTGAAGCTACAGTACCAAAAATTACTGTTATCACTCGTAAAGCATACGGCGGTTCTTACCTCGCTATGTGTTCCCAAGATTTGGGCGCTGACCAAGTATACGCTTGGCCTACATCCGAAATCGCTGTAATGGGTCCTGCTGGTGCAGCTAACATTATCTTCAAGAAAGACGAAGATAAAGATGCTAAAACAGCAAAATACGTAGAAGAGTTCGCAACTCCATACAAAGCTGCAGAACGTGGCTTCGTAGACGTTGTAATCGAACCAAAACAAACTCGTCCAGCAGTTATCAACGCTTTGGCAATGCTTGCAAGCAAACGCGAAAACCGTGCTCCAAAGAAACATGGTAATATTCCATTATAATTCGTTTCGATAACAAGAACATCGAATTTGGGAGATACCTTTCTTTACTAATTTTTTAGAAAGGGGAATGATTATGGAAGGACAAGCAGTTACTACCAATCCTTGGTTAATTATGGCCATTAATATGACAGTTGTATTTGTTGTGTTGATTCTTTTAGGTATTCTTATGGAAATCGTACATTTAATCGATCCAACTAAGAAAAAAAAAGAAGCACCTAAAACAGAACAAACTGTTGTAACGCCTGCAGCTACTCCAGTGGCTGCTCCAAGTGCATCCGCTCAAAATGAGGAAGAAGTAGTAGCAGCTATCGTAGGTGCCATTGTGGCGATGGGGTACTCATCTGAACAAATTGCATCTATCCGACCTACAGCAATCAGTGCTAAATGGCGCTTGGAAGGTCGTTTAAGCGGTAGAGGTTAATAAAATTTTAGGAGGCATTTGTAATGAGCAATGCTACAAAAACTAACGGTAAAGCTCCATCTCAAGATGTAGTAGCCGTAATCGTTGGTGCATTAGCGGCAATGGGTTATTCCGCTGATCAAATCGCGCATATCCGTCCAATCGTAAGCTATAATTGGAAAATGGAAGGCCGTTTGCGCGGTAGTCGATAAGATTATTGGCTTATTTAGATAATCGATAAGATTATCCAATTTATATGTGTAATAAAAATTTATAAGTATTGTGTAGACATACACATTTTGGAGGAATTTAAGATGAAAAAATTCAACGTTACAGTAAATGGTACAGCATATGATGTAGAAGTTAATGAAGTAAAAGGCGCAGCTCCTGCAGCAGCTCCAGCTCCAGCAGCAGCTCCAGCTCCTAAAGCAGCTCCTGCACCAGCACCAGCTCCAGCTGCAGCAGCAGCTCCAGTTCCAGCAGGTGCTGAAACTGTAAAAGCTCCAATGCCTGGTAAAATCTTATCTGTAGCAGTATCCGCTGGTCAAGCAGTTAAAAAAGGCGAAACTTTGTTGATTCTTGAAGCTATGAAAATGCAAAACGAAATCGCAGCTCCACATGATGCTGTAGTTGCAGAAGTTCGCGTAGCTGCTAACCAAACTGTATCCACTGGCGACGACATGGTTGTTCTTGGTTAATACCAAGTTTTGTGTGGCGCGGCTAGTCCGCGTCATATAAAAATTTTATATTTGTGAAAGGGGAACGCATATGGAGGCTTTTGCTGTTGCGATTCAATCCGTTATTAATGATAGCGGGTTCCTCGCATTTACAACAGGCAATGCTATTATGATTCTTGTAGGTTTGATCCTATTGTACTTGGCATTTGCTAAAGAGTTTGAACCATTATTGTTGGGTCCGATTGCGTTTGGTTGTGTACTTGCTAATATTCCTCGTAATGGCTTCGAAGAAGGCGTTATGGCTCTTATTAGTGCAGGTATCTCTCAAGAAATCTTCCCACCTTTAATTTTCCTTGGTGTAGGTGCAATGACTGACTTTGGTCCACTCATTGCTAATCCTAAAACATTGCTTTTAGGTGCTGCTGCTCAAATCGGCGTATTCGTTGCTTTAGGTGGCGCAATGATGCTTGGCTTTACTGCTCAAGAAGCAGCTGCTATCGGTATCATCGGTGGTGCCGACGGCCCTACATCCATTTACTTGGCTACTAAGTTAGCTCCTCATTTATTAGGTGCAATCGCGGTTGCCGCATATTCCTATATGTCCTTGGTACCGTTGATTCAACCACCTGTAATGAAATTATTCACTACGCAAAAAGAACGCGAAATTGTTATGGAACAATTGCGTGACGTTACACGTTTTGAAAGAATCGTATTCCCAATTGTTGCAACGATCTTCATTTCCTTATTGCTTCCTTCCATTACATCTCTTTTAGGTATGTTGATGTTAGGTAACTTGTTCCGTGAATCTGGCGTAACTGAACGTTTGTCTGATACATCTCAAAATGCGTTGATCAATACTGTTACAATCTTCTTGGCAACTGGTACTGGTTTAACAATGAGTGCGGAACACTTCTTAAGCGTACAAACAATTCTTATTATTTGCTTAGGCTTAGTTGCATTTATCGGTGGTACTGCTGGTGGCGTATTGTTCGGTAAATTGATGAGCTTAGTTGATGGTGGTAAAACAAATCCACTTATTGGTTCTGCCGGTGTATCCGCAGTTCCAATGGCGGCTCGCGTATCTCAAGTAGTAGGTGCGAAAGCTAACCCAGCTAACTTCTTGCTCATGCATGCTATGGGTCCTAACGTAGCTGGCGTTATTGGTACAGCAGTAGCAGCAGGTACAATGCTTGCTATGTTGTCTAGCCATTAATAATTAAATAATTATTCACCAAGGTGTGCCTAATTAGGTACACCTATTGGTGAATAAAAAATCCCTTATAAATTATGTAATCATACATAAATAGGGTATATTTGCAATAAATGCTTTCAGATCGGTCATTAGGTGGTACAAGAATTCACACAATAACCTTCTAGTGCTTTGAATATAGTAGAGGTGGTCACTTGTTATCAATTGAATTAAAAATACTGATTTGTTTTATTTGGGCATTTATTGTATTTTTTATTACTGCACTGATTATCGGTAATGAAGGAAAAGCCAAATGGTTTCAACGTAGAACTAAATATACTTGGTTTAATCGCCGAGGGTTTTTAGGGGAAGCGTTATTTTTTGGCTATCCTAAAACTAAAGAGGGTTATGGTATAACTTTTTTGATGGCTTCTGCTATCTGTATTGTAGGCTATATTTTATATCTCATCTAATGCAATCGGTGCATTTCTCTGAAGGGAGATGATGATGTATGGGTACTGCGGAACAAACCTTAATCGTCCTTGCAGTCATGGCTGTTTTATTCGTTACGGAAATTATTCCTTTAGCTATTACTTCTCTAGGCGGCGCAATTACTCTAGGCCTTATGGGTATTATTACTCCTAAGGTTGTATTCTCTGGTTTATCTGATAGTACAGTTGTGTTGTTCGCTGGTATGTTCGTTGTTGGTGCTGCATTGTTCTACACTGGTTTAGCTCAAAAAATTGGGGAAACAGTAGTATCTCATGCAGGTACTAGTGAAAATGGTTTAATGCTTGCCATCATGGTTGTTACTGCAACTATGTCCGCATTTTTATCTAACACTGGTACAACAGCTGCATTACTTCCAGTAGTTGTAGGCATCTGTGCTGTTGCTAAGATTCCTGCTTCTCGTCAATTGATGCCTTTAGCATTTGCTGCAGGTATTGGTGGTATCATTACAATGGTTGGTACACCACCTAATATCATTGTAAGTGGTACATTAACTAAATTTGGTGAACAACCATTTGGTTTCTTCGAATTTGCTTGGATCGGTATTCCTTTGACTATCGCTACTATTATTTTCATGATGCTCATTGGTAAACATTTATTACCTAAACATGAAATTCAAGATGCTGGTGATGTAGAACAAGAAGTAGCTGCTGAAGATATTTCTAACGATCCTAAGAAACAATTATATTCTGGTCTTATTCTTTTAGGCGTAATCATCGCTATGATTTTAGGTGACTTCCTAAAAGGCTATGGTATTAACTTACCATTGAGCATGGTTGCAGTTATTGGCGCAATGCTTTGCGTATTAACTGGTTGCTTGAACGAAAAACAAGCTTACACATCCATTGACTGGGTAACAATCTTCTTATTCGCTGGTATGATGCCAGTAGCAACTGCACTTGACCAATCTGGTGCAGGTAAAATGATTGCTAATGCAGTAATCGGCGTTATGGGTTCTGATCCTAGCCCTTACTTTGCAACAGCAGTATTATTTGCATTGTCTTGTGTTATGACTCAATTTATGTCTAATACTGCATCTTGTGCATTATTGGCTCCTATCGGTATTTCCATTGCCCAAGGTATGGGCGCTGACCCTCATGCTGTATTGATGGCTATCGGCGTTGCTGCATCTTGTGCATTCGGTACACCTGTAGGTACACCTCCAAATACATTAGTACTTGGTCCTGGTCAATACAAATTTACAGACTATGTAAAAGCCGGCGTTCCATTGATCTTAGTTTGCTTCGTAGTAAGCTTAATTATTATCCCAATGGTATGGCCATTCTTCCCTGGTAAATAATAGGGGATAGGTTACTCTACTATAAAAGCACATACGAGGTCGAATCGTAAGATTCGGCCTCGTTTTTTTATGATAATAAATATTGATAATTAAATTCCTAGTATAGCACTTAGGGTTTCATAAAAATGATAATTACTATACAAAAATATATATAGTTATTTATCATTTTCATTTGACTTTCAAAAAGAGCTGTATGATAATGAGAACATAAATTGAGGCAAGTGTCTTTCTAAATGATAATAAAAAGTTTAAATCTATGTATTCATGCATAAATAGGGTATATTTGTAATAAATGCTTTTCAGATCGGTCATTAGGTGATACAAGAATTCACAGAATAATCTTCTAGTGCTTTTAAAATAGTAGAGGTGGTCACTTGTTATCGATAGAATTAAAAATACTGATTTGTTTTATTTGGGCATTTATTGTGTTTTTTATTACTGCACTGATTATCGGTAATGAAAAAAAGGCCAAATGGTTCCAACGTAGAACTAAATATACTTGGTTTAATAGCCGAGGTTTTTTAGGGGAAGTATTATTCTTTGGCTATCAGTATTGTAGGCTATATTTTATATCTCATCTAATACAATCAGTGCATTTCTCTGAAGGGAGATGATGATGTATGGGTATTGCAGAACAAACCTTAATCGTCCTTGCAGTCATGGCTGTTTTATTCGTTACGGAAATTATTCCTTTAGCTATTACTTCTCTAGGCGGCGCAATTACTCTAGGCCTTATGGGTATTATTACTCCTAAGGTTGTATTCTCTGGTTTATCTGATAGTACAGTTGTGTTGTTCGCTGGCATGTTCGTTGTTGGTGCTGCATTGTTCTACACTGGTTTAGCTCAAAAAATTGGTGAAACTGTAGTATCTCGTGCTGGTACTAACGAAAATAGCTTAATGCTTGCCATCATGGTTATTACAGCAATTATGTCCGCATTCTTGTCCAACACTGGTACAACAGCTGCTTTACTTCCAGTAGTTGTTGGTATCTGTGCTGTTGCTAAGATTCCTGCGTCTCGCCAATTGATGCCTATGGCTTTTGCTGCAGGTGTTGGTGGTATCAATACAATGGTTGGTACACCTCCAAACATTATTGTAAGTGGTACATTAGCTAAATTTGGTCTTACACAATTTGGTTTCTTCGAATTTGCTTGGATTGGTATTCCTTTGACTATCGCTACTATCGTTTTCATGATGCTTATTGGTAAACATTTATTACCTAATCATGAAATTACAGATGCTGGCGAAGTAGAACAAGAAGTAGCTGCAGAAGATATTTCTAACGATCCTAAGAAACAATTATTCTCTGGTCTTATTCTTTTAGGCGTAATTATCGCTATGATTTTAGGCGACTTCCTAAAAGGCTATGGTATTAACTTACCATTGAGCATGGTTGCAGTTATTGGCGCAATGCTTTGCGTATTAACTGGTTGCTTGAACGAAAGACAAGCGTACACTTCTATTGACTGGGTAACAATCTTCTTATTCGCTGGTATGATGCCAGTGGCAACTGCACTTGACCAATCTGGTGCAGGTAAAATGATTGCTAATTCTGTAATCGGCGTTATAGGCGATAATCCTAGCCCTTACTTTGCAATAGCTGTATTGTTCATCTTGTCTTGTGTTATGACTCAATTCATGTCTAACACAGCATCTAGTGCATTATTGGCTCCTATCGGCATCTCCATTGCCCAAGGTATGGGCGCTGACCCTCATGCAGTATTGATGGCTATTGGCATTGCTGCATCTTGTGCATTCGGTACACCTGTAGGTACACCTCCAAATACATTAGTACTTGGCCCTGGTCAATACAAATTTACAGACTATGTAAAAGCCGGCGTTCCATTGATTTTAGTTTGCTTCGTAGTAAGCTTAATTATCATTCCAATGGTATGGCCATTCTTCCCTGGTAAATAATAGGGGATAGGTTACTCTACTATAAAGCACATACGAGGTCGAATCGTAAGATTCGGCCTCGTTTTTTATGATTTTAGCCTATATGATTTTAATATAGATTACATATAAGTGTAATCAAAAGCAATATGAATTAAACTAATTTGCATGATTAATTTTACACAATTGACTACATCGAAAAAAATATGATATAGTATATTGTGTAATATATAATAACGTAATGTTGAATAAGGAGGTCATCTATGACAAAAGAAAGATTTAACATGTTAGTTGGTTCTATTGGTGCATTTATTGGTGTATTTGTATTTTTAGCCTATATCCCACAAATAATTGCTAATCTTCATGGTCAACCTAGTCAACCATGGCAACCATTATTTGCAGCAGTATCCTGTTTGATCTGGGTATTATATGGTTGGACAAAATCACCTAAACGTGATTATATTTTAATCGTACCAAACCTTGCAGGCGTTATTTTAGGTACACTAACATTCTTAACATCTTTCTAAGTGCTATA is part of the Veillonella nakazawae genome and harbors:
- the mmdC gene encoding methylmalonyl-CoA decarboxylase subunit gamma; this encodes MKKFNVTVNGTAYDVEVNEVKGAAPAAAPAPAAAPAPKAAPAPAPAPAAAAAPVPAGAETVKAPMPGKILSVAVSAGQAVKKGETLLILEAMKMQNEIAAPHDAVVAEVRVAANQTVSTGDDMVVLG
- the mmdB gene encoding methylmalonyl-CoA decarboxylase subunit beta, producing the protein MEAFAVAIQSVINDSGFLAFTTGNAIMILVGLILLYLAFAKEFEPLLLGPIAFGCVLANIPRNGFEEGVMALISAGISQEIFPPLIFLGVGAMTDFGPLIANPKTLLLGAAAQIGVFVALGGAMMLGFTAQEAAAIGIIGGADGPTSIYLATKLAPHLLGAIAVAAYSYMSLVPLIQPPVMKLFTTQKEREIVMEQLRDVTRFERIVFPIVATIFISLLLPSITSLLGMLMLGNLFRESGVTERLSDTSQNALINTVTIFLATGTGLTMSAEHFLSVQTILIICLGLVAFIGGTAGGVLFGKLMSLVDGGKTNPLIGSAGVSAVPMAARVSQVVGAKANPANFLLMHAMGPNVAGVIGTAVAAGTMLAMLSSH
- a CDS encoding SLC13 family permease; this translates as MGTAEQTLIVLAVMAVLFVTEIIPLAITSLGGAITLGLMGIITPKVVFSGLSDSTVVLFAGMFVVGAALFYTGLAQKIGETVVSHAGTSENGLMLAIMVVTATMSAFLSNTGTTAALLPVVVGICAVAKIPASRQLMPLAFAAGIGGIITMVGTPPNIIVSGTLTKFGEQPFGFFEFAWIGIPLTIATIIFMMLIGKHLLPKHEIQDAGDVEQEVAAEDISNDPKKQLYSGLILLGVIIAMILGDFLKGYGINLPLSMVAVIGAMLCVLTGCLNEKQAYTSIDWVTIFLFAGMMPVATALDQSGAGKMIANAVIGVMGSDPSPYFATAVLFALSCVMTQFMSNTASCALLAPIGISIAQGMGADPHAVLMAIGVAASCAFGTPVGTPPNTLVLGPGQYKFTDYVKAGVPLILVCFVVSLIIIPMVWPFFPGK
- a CDS encoding SLC13 family permease, whose protein sequence is MGIAEQTLIVLAVMAVLFVTEIIPLAITSLGGAITLGLMGIITPKVVFSGLSDSTVVLFAGMFVVGAALFYTGLAQKIGETVVSRAGTNENSLMLAIMVITAIMSAFLSNTGTTAALLPVVVGICAVAKIPASRQLMPMAFAAGVGGINTMVGTPPNIIVSGTLAKFGLTQFGFFEFAWIGIPLTIATIVFMMLIGKHLLPNHEITDAGEVEQEVAAEDISNDPKKQLFSGLILLGVIIAMILGDFLKGYGINLPLSMVAVIGAMLCVLTGCLNERQAYTSIDWVTIFLFAGMMPVATALDQSGAGKMIANSVIGVIGDNPSPYFAIAVLFILSCVMTQFMSNTASSALLAPIGISIAQGMGADPHAVLMAIGIAASCAFGTPVGTPPNTLVLGPGQYKFTDYVKAGVPLILVCFVVSLIIIPMVWPFFPGK
- a CDS encoding SemiSWEET family transporter, translated to MTKERFNMLVGSIGAFIGVFVFLAYIPQIIANLHGQPSQPWQPLFAAVSCLIWVLYGWTKSPKRDYILIVPNLAGVILGTLTFLTSF